From the genome of Candidozyma auris chromosome 2, complete sequence, one region includes:
- the GRS1 gene encoding glycine--tRNA ligase — translation MSTKAAVPFSREALEQVLKRRFFFAPAFEIYGGVSGLYDYGPPGCAFQANIVDTWRKHFILEEDMLEVDCTMLTPYEVLKTSGHVDKFSDWMCRDLKTGEIFRADHLVEEVLEARLKGDKAARGEKVADEDDDDKKKRKKKVKEIKNVKLDDEVVAEYQSVLNQIDGYSGEQLGELIKKYNITNPSTGGALEPPVEFNLMFETAIGPSGQLKGYLRPETAQGQFLNFAKLLEFNNEKMPFASASIGKSFRNEISPRAGLLRVREFLMAEIEHFVDPEDKSHPRFAEVKDLKLKFLPKGVQESGSNELVEKTIGEAVASKMVDNETLGYFMARIYQFLVKIGVDPSRCRFRQHLSNEMAHYASDCWDAELETSYGWIECVGCADRSAYDLSVHAARTNEKLVVRKALAEPRKVNNFEVDIDKKKFGPKFRKDAGAVTKFLTDRTQCELEDLAKELADNGKIVAKVPGVEGEVEIPAELVKIERVERVEHVREFTPNVIEPSFGLGRIIYSIFEHTFWARPEDKDRSVLSLPALVAPTKVLVVPLSSHSDLSPLVSKITSALRRAQVPFKVDDSSASIGKRYARNDELGTPFGITIDFDTVKDGSVTLRERDSTKQVRGALDDIVKAVKAITYDGVSWSEGTAHLTPFETVTEEK, via the coding sequence ATGTCTACAAAAGCGGCTGTCCCATTTTCTAGGGAAGCCTTGGAGCAAGTCTTGAAAAGacgtttcttttttgcccCTGCGTTCGAGATTTACGGCGGTGTCTCTGGTTTGTACGACTATGGTCCTCCAGGATGTGCCTTCCAGGCCAATATCGTCGACACTTGGAGAAAACACTttattttggaagaagacatGCTTGAGGTTGACTGTACGATGTTGACTCCCTacgaggtgttgaagacCTCCGGCCATGTGGACAAGTTCTCCGACTGGATGTGTagagacttgaagactGGTGAGATTTTCAGAGCAGACCATTTGGTCGAGGAGGTTTTGGAGGCTCGTTTGAAAGGCGACAAGGCCGCGCGTGGTGAAAAGGTCGCcgacgaggacgacgacgacaagaaaaagagaaagaagaaggtcaaggagatcaagaacGTCAAGTTGGACGATGAGGTCGTCGCAGAGTATCAGTCTGTTTTGAATCAGATCGACGGGTACTCTGGAGAACAATTGGgtgagttgatcaagaaatacaacatcaccaatcCTTCTACCGGTGGTGCTTTGGAGCCTCCTGTGGAATTCAACTTGATGTTTGAAACCGCCATTGGTCCTTCCGGTCAGCTCAAGGGTTACTTGAGACCGGAGACCGCTCAGGGTCAATTCTTGaactttgccaaattgTTGGAGTTCAACAACGAAAAGATGCCTTTTGCTTCTGCTTCCATCGGTAAGTCTTTCCGTAACGAGATTTCCCCTCGTGCTGGTTTGTTGAGAGTGAGAGAATTCTTGATGGCTGAAATCGAGCACTTTGTCGACCCAGAGGACAAGAGCCACCCACGCTTCGCGGAGGTCAAGGAcctcaagttgaagttcttgCCCAAGGGTGTCCAGGAATCTGGTTCCAAtgagttggtggagaagaCCATCGGTGAGGCAGTTGCCCTGAAGATGGTCGACAACGAGACCTTGGGTTACTTCATGGCTAGAATCTACCagtttttggtgaagattgGTGTCGACCCTAGCAGATGCAGATTCAGACAGCACTTGCTGAATGAGATGGCTCATTACGCTTCCGATTGTTGGGATGCTGAATTGGAGACCTCCTATGGTTGGATCGAATGTGTTGGATGTGCTGACAGATCTGCTTACGACTTGTCTGTGCACGCAGCTAGAACCAACGAGAAGCTTGTCGTCAGAAAGGCCCTCGCTGAGCCAAGAAAAGTCAACAACTTTGAAGTTGACATCGATAAGAAGAAGTTCGGTCCTAAATTTAGAAAGGATGCTGGCGCTGTCACCAAATTCTTGACTGACAGAACTCAATGTGAGTTGGaggacttggccaaggaaTTGGCAGACAACGGTAAGATCGTTGCTAAGGTTCCaggtgttgaaggtgaGGTTGAGATTCCAGCCGAGCTTGTCAAGATCGAGAGAGTGGAGAGAGTTGAGCACGTTCGTGAATTCACACCTAATGTCATCGAGCCATCGTTTGGTCTCGGCCGTATCATCTATTCCATTTTCGAGCACACGTTTTGGGCCAGACCAGAAGACAAGGACAGATCCGTTTTGTCGTTACCTGCCTTAGTGGCCCCAACTAAGGTTTTAGTTGTGCCTTTGTCATCTCACTCCGACTTGAGTCCCCTTGTCTCCAAGATCACTTCTGCATTGAGAAGAGCTCAGGTGCCATTTAAGGTAGATGACTCTTCCGCTTCTATCGGTAAGAGATATGCTAGAAACGATGAATTGGGTACACCTTTCGGCATCACCATCGACTTTGACACTGTCAAGGATGGCTCCGTTACCttgagagaaagagattctACGAAGCAGGTAAGAGGCGCACTTGACGATATTGTCAAGGCTGTCAAGGCCATCACCTACGACGGTGTCTCCTGGTCTGAGGGTACTGCTCACCTTACGCCTTTCGAGACAGTTACTGAGGAGAAATAA
- a CDS encoding flavin-containing monooxygenase, whose product MSILHNPRHSHEDPNLYRAKYEDTIEVLGPNVEFYQDTTKPVEHTSSKVGIIGAGFGGITASLMCKRKWKTEDFMIFDKHQEFGGTWWANTYPGCASDIPALWYSIFCELNDNWSTLRPPQYEMEEYILNVVKKYDLRSHARLGVVVHEAIWNEESGTWLLKGSHIKTGQMFEHTCQILLSCSGGLVYPNQLKAPGLENFKGKYMHSALWDHSVPIKGKRIVVVGNGSSAAQVVPALVDDCDAAHVTQVFRSKHWISPPPPYFVHLLYHYLRRTRIGLIFVRWFIALAAEMRYPLFQGDGLFAKLFRSLNQWQCKKYVRKYAPEYYDKIIPDFKLGCKRLIFDYKYIPSLRNPKIELNDSGIDHITADTVYFKDGTKTKADVIVACTGYSVPKAFFNGVKLIGRKGINIQEMWKHEGVSAYKTHMVRDAPNFFFFAGPNSATGHSSVVSAIENAAAWVGKVARPIVEGKSKAVSVSRSAYYKWYEITQNQLSKAVFGTPFGGCHSWYTTDDYNPTTYPFSQVHYFIKSRIFGTKDLTYEPVDDKKNV is encoded by the coding sequence ATGTCCATCTTGCACAACCCCAGACATAGCCACGAGGACCCTAACCTTTACAGGGCAAAGTATGAAGACACCATCGAGGTGTTGGGTCCAAACGTTGAGTTCTACCAGGACACAACGAAACCCGTGGAACACACGTCTTCGAAGGTTGGTATTATTGGTGCTGGCTTTGGAGGCATTACAGCGTCGTTGATGTGTaagagaaagtggaagaCCGAAGACTTCATGATTTTCGATAAACACCAGGAGTTTGGTGGTACCTGGTGGGCCAATACGTACCCCGGATGCGCGTCAGATATCCCAGCGTTATGGTACTCAATTTTCTGTGAGCTCAATGACAACTGGTCCACTTTGAGACCGCCTCAGTATGAGATGGAGGAGTACATCTTGAACGTTGTCAAAAAATACGATCTTCGTAGCCATGCCAGGTTGGGCGTGGTGGTGCACGAGGCCATCTGGAACGAGGAGTCTGGCACTTGGTTGCTCAAAGGTTCTCACATCAAGACGGGACAGATGTTTGAACACACTTGTCAAATTTTGCTCAGTTGCAGTGGTGGGTTGGTGTACCCCAATCAGCTCAAGGCTCCAGGtttggagaacttcaaggGCAAATACATGCACTCTGCACTTTGGGACCATTCGGTTCCTATCAAAGGCAAAAGAATCGTGGTTGTGGGAAACGGTTCCTCAGCTGCGCAGGTTGTTCCAGCTTTAGTTGATGACTGTGATGCTGCACATGTCACTCAGGTTTTCAGGTCAAAGCACTGGATCTCACCACCTCCTCCATATTTCGTGCACCTTTTATACCACTATCTTCGTCGTACAAGAATTGGCTTGATCTTTGTGCGTTGGTTCATTGCTCTCGCAGCAGAAATGAGATATCCTTTATTCCAAGGTGATGGCTTATTTGCCAAATTATTTCGATCCTTGAATCAGTGGCAGTGCAAGAAGTACGTGCGCAAATATGCTCCAGAGTATTACGACAAAATCATCCCTGACTTCAAACTCGGATGTAAGAGACTTATTTTCGATTACAAATACATTCCTTCCCTCAGGAACCCTAAGATCGAACTTAATGACTCAGGCATTGACCATATCACCGCTGACACTGTGTACTTCAAGGATGGCACGAAAACAAAAGCTGATGTGATTGTGGCCTGTACTGGATACTCCGTTCCCAaggctttcttcaatggtgTCAAGTTGATTGGCAGAAAGGGCATCAACATCCAGGAGATGTGGAAGCACGAGGGTGTCTCCGCATACAAAACTCACATGGTGAGAGATGCACCtaacttcttcttcttcgctggTCCAAACTCGGCAACGGGACACTCGTCTGTTGTCTCAGCCATCGAAAATGCCGCCGCTTGGGTAGGTAAGGTTGCCAGACCCATTGTCGAGGGTAAGTCCAAGGCCGTGAGCGTTAGTCGCAGTGCATACTATAAGTGGTACGAAATCACTCAGAACCAGTTATCTAAAGCCGTGTTTGGTACACCATTTGGTGGGTGCCACTCTTGGTACACCACTGATGACTACAACCCTACTACGTACCCCTTCTCGCAAGTCCACTATTTCATCAAGTCGAGAATCTTTGGCACAAAGGACTTGACATATGAGCCAGTTgatgacaaaaaaaatgttTAG
- a CDS encoding mitochondrial 54S ribosomal protein mL67, producing the protein MPQMRLSAEKRMRKHLLEQLKARKILGARVAQGYKTKEDLQRLNMAPQVIMFKNLFSGQVLYSQVPAYHQDQIDASFPRPNWENRRPARRNDLWRVMCVVNFANYDYAIAAYDGLMKLRQVRDIHKAKEAKSMRRKNDEGNTWYYGQYRPSHSQEAIADLAHVIDEFELENTKIFWENTWRKGDDSHWRLDLIEHDSLPPFTGKFQSVVLDEMRLRGLDFVKEIREATEESSGVEEASSEVNEEAVA; encoded by the coding sequence ATGCCTCAAATGCGCTTGAGTGCCGAAAAGAGGATGAGAAAACATCTCCTCGAGCAACTTAAGGCCCGGAAGATCCTCGGTGCCAGAGTTGCCCAAGGGTACAAGACCAAAGAGGACTTGCAGAGGTTGAATATGGCTCCACAAGTGATCATGTTCAAGAACCTTTTCTCTGGCCAAGTTTTATACTCACAAGTGCCAGCGTATCATCAGGACCAGATCGATGCGCTGTTTCCACGTCCTAATTGGGAAAACAGAAGACCCGCCAGAAGAAACGATCTCTGGAGAGTCATGTGCGTAGTGAATTTTGCCAACTACGACTACGCGATTGCTGCTTATGACggcttgatgaagttgaggCAAGTAAGAGATATTCACAAGGCTAAGGAGGCCAAGTCgatgaggaggaaaaaCGACGAAGGAAACACTTGGTACTATGGTCAGTATAGGCCCTCGCATTCACAAGAAGCCATCGCCGACTTGGCACATGTGATTGACGAGTTTGAATTGGAAAACACAAAGATTTTTTGGGAAAACACTTGGAGAAAAGGCGACGACAGCCACTGGAGACTAGACCTCATTGAGCACGACTCGTTACCTCCTTTCACAGGCAAGTTTCAGAGCGTTGTGCTCGATGAGATGAGATTGAGAGGGCTTGATTTCGTGAAGGAGATCAGAGAGGCCACCGAGGAGTCCAGCGGTGTGGAGGAAGCCTCCTCTGAAGTGAACGAAGAGGCTGTAGCATAG
- a CDS encoding putative tRNA 4-demethylwyosine synthase has translation MTSGTPILAICSLIYWLTGGRITFVAAAWCALWFHKGKLQPFSAASSAPPITKPVKSSRIMEVDFTNSFTPDSKTEFTKAVPLKKKTRRTREAKIFKAAAKSGKPSKGVSHLTTNSVQLKKCPIYIFYTTLTGSSLRVAKALHQKMANIDGIEVPPRLLSLDDDVDDLEEYFLRTPKSENPPVYLLVLPSYETDSPIDYFLEHLTDTYQDFRVDKYPLRTLAGFAVLGLGDSESWPGSQFCYQAKSADKWLGKLGARRLFPVGEVCMKHEGEPKSQDWINGFSELMVDDQPFFFEDDPAAFDSDAGSDEEEAQAEDENVVDVEDMGAIIRASKNKDAAVAEPKQMVAQDSPTYKSLTKQGYTIVGSHSGVKICRWTKSAMRGRGSCYKFAFYGIKSHLCMETTPSLACSNKCVFCWRHGTNPVAKSNWRWEVDPPEKVLEGALDGHYKKIKQMRGVPGIQIDRFQEAFRVRHCALSLVGEPIFYPHINEFVGMLHSRHISSFLVCNAQHPEPLANLAKVTQLYVSIDAPTKNDLKKVDRPLNSDFWERLMACLDILRTTQSHQRTVFRLTLVKGFNMTEVESYADMVERAMPSQIEVKGATFCGSSTGNGNPLTMQNIPFLEECRDFCRQITAELQRRGLQYELAAEHSHSCCILIAHTKFKINNVWHTHIDYPKFFELLESGADFCDLDYIQKTPDWAIWGAEEGGFNPADTRYDRKAEKLKKKQARDEAAAKALQAKKSESIKASSEFSEHTRELFVS, from the coding sequence ATGACTTCCGGGACCCCAATTCTAGCGATCTGCTCGTTGATCTACTGGCTCACGGGAGGCAGAATCACTTTTGTGGCCGCTGCCTGGTGTGCTTTGTGGTTTCACAAGGGAAAGTTGCAACCCTTCAGTGCCGCTTCTAGTGCTCCTCCAATCACCAAACCAGTTAAGTCATCTCGCATCATGGAGGTAGATTTCACCAACAGTTTCACGCCGGACTCCAAAACGGAGTTTACCAAGGCTGTGCcgttgaaaaagaaaacaagaagaaccagAGAAGCCAAAATTTTCAAGGCTGCGGCTAAACTGGGGAAACCTTCCAAAGGTGTTTCGCACCTTACTACCAACCTGGtgcagttgaagaaatgcCCGATATACATTTTCTACACAACACTAACGGGCCTGTCGCTTCGAGTGGCTAAAGCACTTCATCAGAAGATGGCGAACATTGACGGGATCGAGGTTCCTCCAAGgttgctttctttggatGACGATGTAGACGACTTGGAGGAGTACTTCCTCAGAACCCCAAAGTCTGAGAACCCTCCAGTGTACCTTTTGGTTCTTCCGTCATATGAAACAGACTCTCCCATAGACTATTTCCTCGAACACCTCACAGACACCTACCAGGACTTTAGGGTCGACAAATACCCATTACGCACGTTAGCTGGTTTTGCGGTTCTTGGCCTCGGTGACTCCGAATCGTGGCCAGGATCCCAGTTTTGCTACCAGGCCAAATCTGCCGACAAGTGGCTTGGAAAGCTTGGTGCTCGTAGACTTTTCCCtgttggtgaagtttgCATGAAGCACGAAGGTGAGCCAAAGTCACAGGACTGGATCAATGGTTTCCTGGAGCTCATGGTTGACGATCagcctttcttttttgaagatgatccCGCTGCATTTGATAGCGACGCGGGATCcgacgaagaggaggctCAAGCTGAGGATGAAAATGTCGTGGATGTTGAAGATATGGGTGCTATAATCAGAGCTTCTAAGAACAAGGATGCCGCCGTTGCCGAGCCTAAGCAGATGGTCGCTCAAGACTCTCCAACATACAAGTCTCTTACAAAGCAAGGCTACACCATTGTTGGATCACATTCAGGTGTAAAGATCTGCCGGTGGACAAAAAGTGCTATGCGTGGGCGTGGCTCTTGTTACAAATTTGCATTCTACGGTATCAAGTCACACTTGTGTATGGAAACCACTCCCTCTTTAGCGTGTTCCAACAAGTGTGTGTTTTGCTGGCGCCACGGTACAAATCCCGTGGCCAAACTGAACTGGAGATGGGAAGTGGACCCTCCAGAGAAGGTCCTCGAAGGAGCACTTGATGGTCATTACAAGAAAATTAAGCAAATGAGAGGTGTTCCGGGCATCCAAATTGACAGATTCCAGGAAGCTTTTAGAGTGAGGCACTGTGCCCTTTCATTAGTCGGCGAGCCAATCTTTTATCCACATATCAACGAATTCGTCGGAATGCTTCACAGTCGCCACATTTCTTCGTTCTTGGTCTGTAATGCCCAGCATCCTGAACCATTGGCAAACCTTGCCAAGGTCACTCAATTGTATGTGAGTATTGATGCACCAACAAAGaatgatttgaagaaggtcgACAGACCTCTCAACTCGGATTTCTGGGAGAGACTTATGGCATGCTTGGATATTCTCAGAACAACACAGAGTCATCAGCGTACTGTCTTTAGATTGACATTGGTCAAGGGATTCAATATGACTGAGGTAGAGAGCTATGCTGACATGGTCGAAAGAGCCATGCCATCTCAAATCGAAGTCAAGGGTGCTACGTTTTGTGGTAGCTCTACCGGCAATGGTAACCCATTGACTATGCAAAATATCCCATTCTTGGAGGAATGCCGTGACTTTTGTCGTCAGATCACCGCTGAGTTGCAGAGAAGGGGCCTTCAGTATGAACTTGCGGCTGAGCACTCCCACTCTTGTTGCATCTTGATTGCTCACACAAAGTTCAAAATTAACAACGTATGGCACACACATATTGACTACCCCAAGttttttgaacttttggAGAGCGGAGCTGACTTCTGCGATTTGGATTACATTCAGAAAACGCCTGACTGGGCTATTTGGGGCGCCGAAGAAGGAGGCTTTAACCCAGCAGATACCAGGTATGACAGGAAGGCagagaaactcaaaaagaaacaggCGAGAGATGAGGCAGCGGCCAAGGCATTGCAAGCAAAGAAATCTGAGTCCATCAAAGCCTCGAGCGAGTTCTCTGAACACACAAGAGAGCTTTTTGTATCATAA